The Cloeon dipterum chromosome X, ieCloDipt1.1, whole genome shotgun sequence genome includes a window with the following:
- the LOC135947106 gene encoding brachyurin-like, translated as MRVLIVVLCFAAVTQATSWANLRPLHRVMHVKRGVPQYDRRIIGGENAVEGQFKYQVAIQIEGSGFCGGSLIYENYVLTAGHCVKGANLWTVTGGALNFLNLNEPGRVTVGTQNATLHENYNGLVINNDIAVIRLPAGFTGPNIAPVRLPSASTASDDLVGQTARVSGWGKSSDASITINPDLKFVDLTVITNEECETYYGSLVINANKLCVGTNGGIVSTCNGDSGGPLVITESDGEPTEVGIVSFGSSLGCESGYPAAFTRVANYIDWIATNTGYPVRP; from the exons ATGAGGGTCCTGATCGTTGTCCTTTGCTTTGCGGCAGTCACTCAG GCCACTTCATGGGCCAACTTGAGGCCCCTGCACCGCGTTATGCATGTCAAGCGAGGTGTTCCTCAATACGATAGGCGCATTATTGGAGGCGAGAATGCTGTTGAGGGGCAGTTCAAATACCAGGTCGCAATTCAGATCGAAGGCTCTGGATTCTGCGGTGGATCTCTGATTTACGAAAATTACGTTCTCACTGCTGGCCACTGCGTTAAAGG CGCAAATCTTTGGACTGTCACTGGAGGagcactcaattttttaaacctgaACGAACCTGGCCGCGTCACCGTCGGCACTCAAAACGCCACTCTCCATGAAAACTACAACGGACTTGTGATTAACAATGATATCGCCGTCATCAGATTGCCGGCAGGATTCACTGGACCCA ACATTGCCCCTGTCCGCCTCCCGTCTGCCTCAACCGCCAGTGATGATTTGGTTGGCCAGACCGCACGTGTTTCTGGCTGGGGAAAATCCTCTGACG CATCCATAACCATCAACCCTGACCTCAAATTTGTCGACCTGACGGTCATCACCAACGAAGAATGTGAAACCTACTACGGATCATTGGTCATCAACGCAAACAAGCTCTGCGTTGGAACCAATGGAGGCATCGTTTCCACATGCAATGGAGACTCTGGCGGACCCCTTGTCATCACTGAAAGCGATGGCGAGCCCACAGAGGTCGGCATTGTGTCCTTCGGCTCCTCCCTTGGCTGCGAGTCAGGCTATCCCGCTGCCTTCACCAGAGTCGCCAATTACATTGATTGGATAGCAACTAACACTGGATATCCTGTTAGGCCCTAA
- the LOC135947101 gene encoding putative sodium-coupled neutral amino acid transporter 11 produces the protein MATKAATETTPLKTKTVGQATFIQQSPAASEGSASDTKQLIEQDDGAVFKSSIASASFNYINSIIGSGVIGMAYALKEAGFGFGLILLLVVAVITDYSLVLMVRSGHLCGAFSYQGIMHAAFGRPGYILLSTLQFFYPFIAMVSYNIVVGDTVTKVLIRVFDMSHNSALTHRELVTLVATLLITLPLCLQRDVARLSRVSFMSLVFVGLILAAIIARAPYMEPLVPPVADGWRFAKGDVVQAVGIMAFAFMCHHNTFLIYHSMEDASQRRWDTVTHISVGVSALISFAFGAIGYATFTDWAQGDLLENYCWSDDLMNGARVLFSATILLTYPFECFVAREVLKNTVLCGRPDTTAMHVSISLLLVLVTLLLSMITDCLGIVLELNGILAAVPLAYLLPAMCYCKLEQGSLFSKKKFPALLTALFGAIVAIMGTTMLIINFETASECSHGVSMSYCRDLDNTTMVEPK, from the exons ATGGCCACCAAGGCGGCCACTGAAACAACCCCACTCAAAACCAAAACTGTTGGCCAGGCAACTTTCATTCAACAG agtcCGGCTGCCTCTGAGGGATCTGCTAGCGACACAAAGCAGCTGATTGAACAG GATGACGGCGCCGTTTTCAAGAGCAGCATTGCCTCGGCCAGCTTCAACTATATCAACTCCATCATCGGCAGTGGGGTGATCG GCATGGCTTACGCTTTGAAAGAAGCAGGATTTGGCTTCGGACTGATTCTACTATTGGTTGTGGCTGTCATCACCGACTATTCACTCGTGTTAATGGTGCGAAGCGGACACCTCTGCGGAGCTTTTTCCTACCAGGGCATCATGCACGCAGCTTTCGGCAGGCCCGGTTACATCCTCCTCTCTACTCTCCAgtttttttacccttttaTTG CAATGGTCAGCTACAACATAGTGGTGGGCGACACCGTGACCAAAGTACTGATCCGCGTGTTTGACATGTCGCACAACTCGGCCCTGACGCACCGCGAGCTCGTGACGCTGGTGGCGACGCTGCTGATCACGCTGCCACTGTGCCTGCAGCGCGACGTGGCGCGTCTCTCGCGCGTCTCCTTCATGTCCCTCGTGTTCGTCGGCCTGATCCTGGCGGCGATCATCGCCAGGGCGCCGTACATGGAGCCGCTGGTCCCACCGGTTGCCGACGGCTGGCGCTTTGCTAAGGGGGACGTCGTGCAGGCCGTTGGCATCATGGCCTTCGCCTTCATGTGCCACCACAACACCTTCCTCATCTACCACTCGATGGAGGACGCGAGCCAGAGGCGCTGGGACACGGTCACGCACATTTCTGTCGGCGTCTCCGCACTCATTTCCTTTGCTTTCGGCGCCATCGGCTATGCCACTTTCACAGATTGGGCGCAAG GCGatcttttggaaaattactgCTGGAGCGATGATCTCATGAACGGTGCCCGGGTATTGTTCAGCGCGACCATTCTGTTGACGTATCCGTTTGAGTGCTTTGTGGCTCGGGAGGTGTTGAAGAACACCGTCCTTTGCGGGCGACCTGACACAACAGCAATGCACGTCAGCATCTCCCTCTTGCTGGTTCTCGTCACTCTTCTCCTCTCCATGATCACCGACTGTCTAGGAATCGTGTTGGAATTAAAT GGCATCCTTGCCGCGGTCCCGCTTGCGTATTTGCTCCCGGCCATGTGCTACTGCAAATTGGAACAAGGATCCCTCTTTTCGAAGAAAAAGTTTCCCGCCCTCCTGACAGCATTATTTGGGGCCATCGTTGCGATCATGGGCACCACGATGCTTATCATCAACTTTGAGACAGCCAGCGAGTGCAGCCACGGAGTATCAATGTCTTACTGCCGCGACCTAGACAACACGACCATGGTTGAGCcaaaataa